A genome region from Plasmodium cynomolgi strain B DNA, scaffold: 0578, whole genome shotgun sequence includes the following:
- a CDS encoding hypothetical protein (putative) translates to MIRFLLYEFAIGHNQLNASGNSPLIWTIQNKHCESVKEVLLFDYLLCSKEYTTMEREKKELHEHMRKDFLQISLLMRGYQLSAHGVGGATLNGDGEMWGKQIRLYKEVNKIDLLKKNEFDKSILSESLNAQDEDILHLVLSHPMSSVLNEKDESAMSAMCIGVANRGDSALNRHNGTSFTTNLEDAKIIQK, encoded by the exons ATGATTCGCTTTCTGCTATACGAATTCGCAATTGGACATAACCAACTGAATGCCAGTGGAAATAGTCCCCTCATTTGGACCATACAGAATAAGCATTGTGAATCTGTAAAGGAAGTGCTACTTTTTGACTACCTTTTATGTAGCAAAGAATATACCACaatggaaagagaaaaaaaagaactgcATGAACATATGAGGAaagattttttgcaaatttcccTCTTGATGAGGGGATACCAGCTAAGTGCCcat GGTGTTGGAGGTGCTACTTTAAATGGCGATGGAGAAAtgtgggggaagcaaattCGCCTGTATAAGGAAGTCAACAAAATCGACCtactgaagaaaaacgaattcgACAAGAGCATTCTGTCGGAGTCCTTGAACGCCCAGGACGAAGATATTTTGCACCTCGTTCTGAGCCACCCCATGTCGAGTGTGCTGAACGAGAAGGATGAGTCCGCGATGAGTGCGATGTGCATCGGCGTAGCCAACCGTGGAGACAGCGCACTCAATAGGCACAACGGCACATCGTTCACGACAAACCTAGAGGACGCAAAAATAATCCAAAAGTGA